Proteins from a genomic interval of Paenibacillus sp. FSL R5-0623:
- a CDS encoding LysR family transcriptional regulator, with product MDIRHLQYFLEVARQQSFTKAAEVLYITQPTISKTVKSLEEELGITLLDRYGKKVELTDAGHVFFRQALEIEKSFRNLSSELDDLMNLKKGHLRIGLPPMVGSSFFPMIIGEFHKAYPQVTIQLFEDGAKKVEADVISGALDIGVAVLPTVDELLDHFVFVKEKLNLLVHPSHPLAGKESVALHELENDAFVLFREDFALHDRIIVACQHAGFQPRVVYESSQWDLLSAMVAANLGVALLPETICREVDHMRVRIIPVVEPVIPWQLGMIWRKDRYLSFATREWIAFTQSMLGE from the coding sequence ATGGATATCCGCCATTTGCAATATTTTCTGGAAGTTGCCCGGCAGCAGAGCTTCACAAAAGCCGCCGAAGTTCTGTATATCACCCAGCCTACGATCAGCAAGACTGTCAAGAGTCTTGAAGAGGAACTAGGTATCACGTTGTTGGACCGTTATGGGAAGAAAGTGGAACTAACCGATGCAGGTCATGTGTTTTTTCGGCAGGCACTGGAGATTGAAAAATCGTTCCGCAATCTGTCGTCCGAATTGGATGACCTGATGAATTTGAAGAAAGGCCATCTGCGGATCGGCTTGCCGCCGATGGTAGGATCAAGCTTTTTCCCCATGATCATTGGTGAATTTCATAAAGCCTACCCGCAGGTGACCATTCAGCTGTTCGAGGATGGTGCCAAAAAAGTAGAAGCCGATGTGATCAGTGGTGCACTGGATATTGGTGTTGCCGTACTGCCAACCGTGGATGAGCTGTTGGATCATTTTGTGTTTGTAAAAGAGAAGCTGAACCTGCTTGTACACCCTTCACATCCACTTGCAGGGAAAGAGTCGGTTGCGCTGCATGAACTGGAAAACGACGCCTTTGTGCTGTTTCGGGAGGATTTTGCATTGCATGACCGGATTATTGTGGCCTGTCAGCATGCTGGGTTCCAGCCCCGGGTGGTATATGAGAGCTCCCAGTGGGATCTGCTCAGCGCGATGGTTGCCGCCAATCTGGGGGTTGCTTTACTGCCGGAGACGATCTGTCGTGAGGTGGACCATATGCGTGTGCGTATCATACCTGTGGTGGAACCGGTGATTCCATGGCAGCTCGGCATGATCTGGCGGAAGGACCGCTATCTTTCATTTGCCACGAGAGAGTGGATCGCATTCACACAATCGATGCTGGGTGAGTAA
- a CDS encoding carbon-nitrogen hydrolase family protein, translating into MKLRVSAVQYQLHTISSFEQFAAQAEHYIRTASEYGTEFVLFPEFFTTQLMSIGDKQGNALTIEDLPNFTEQYEQLFTSLAAKYGMHVIGGTHVIRREGKLYNTAHMFYPDGRIARQDKIHITPTEVQEWNMAPGDGLEVFDTDKGRIAMLTCYDIEFPEIVRMAKAKGADVIFCPSCTDDRHGFYRVRYTSHARAVENQVYVVLTGTVGNLPTVDFMRANYGQAAIITPNDIPFPPRGILAEGEINNDMIVTADLDLDLLYEVRERGSVTTWRDRRTDLYTDWE; encoded by the coding sequence ATGAAACTGCGGGTATCCGCTGTACAATACCAATTGCACACAATCAGCTCGTTTGAGCAGTTCGCCGCTCAGGCTGAGCATTACATACGGACAGCGAGTGAATACGGAACTGAATTTGTGCTGTTCCCGGAATTTTTCACAACACAGTTAATGTCCATTGGGGACAAACAAGGCAATGCGCTGACAATTGAGGATCTGCCGAACTTTACGGAGCAATATGAACAACTGTTCACATCACTTGCTGCCAAGTACGGCATGCACGTCATCGGGGGAACCCACGTCATTCGCCGTGAAGGGAAGTTGTATAATACAGCCCACATGTTCTACCCGGATGGTCGCATCGCTCGCCAGGACAAGATTCACATTACACCAACCGAAGTACAGGAATGGAATATGGCTCCCGGAGATGGACTTGAGGTGTTCGACACGGACAAAGGCCGTATTGCGATGCTGACCTGTTACGATATTGAATTCCCGGAAATTGTAAGGATGGCCAAAGCCAAAGGCGCAGACGTAATTTTCTGTCCTTCCTGCACGGACGATCGTCACGGATTCTACCGTGTGCGTTATACGAGTCATGCCCGCGCGGTGGAGAATCAGGTGTATGTTGTGTTAACCGGAACAGTGGGTAACCTGCCAACAGTAGATTTCATGCGTGCCAACTATGGACAGGCTGCCATTATTACGCCTAATGATATCCCGTTCCCGCCACGTGGCATTTTGGCCGAGGGTGAGATTAACAACGATATGATCGTGACCGCCGATCTGGATCTGGACTTGTTGTATGAGGTGCGCGAACGTGGATCGGTAACGACCTGGCGTGACCGCCGTACTGATCTGTATACCGATTGGGAGTAG